Proteins from one Juglans microcarpa x Juglans regia isolate MS1-56 chromosome 1S, Jm3101_v1.0, whole genome shotgun sequence genomic window:
- the LOC121244529 gene encoding protein TILLER ANGLE CONTROL 1-like yields the protein MKIFNWVHKRFHHTVLKDGLAGNVKTTELATKNTDKQALLKQVALVEVLDGWRDGILTIGTLGFDPLKPFNQRNEYLVLQSEEEDEQNEEGEYSSDGDDDNEENVEHEELNPLMSTTFGHSFEDFESNPDNGNLDGDDDVPLTPFMGSPGLNAELNRDGEQQKKKGERITLADLFMADADVEGEFDSGKVPNSGEKPVLKAKNGLSFAKKFIPRVKEDSRPIQNLQRLMKKMLKRKIHPDFDAKMQKSDCLKPGAIGPVPNVKHGDSEFITLLPTQGATVDL from the exons atgaag ATCTTCAACTGGGTGCACAAGAGGTTTCATCATACCGTCCTTAAGG ATGGGCTTGCTGGAAATGTGAAAACAACTGAATTGGCTACAAAAAACACTGACAAGCAGGCGTTACTCAAACAAGTTGCTCTTGTTGAAGTGCTTGATGGCTGGAGGGATGGCATTCTTACCATTGGAACGTTGGGATTCGACCCTCTAAAACCCTTCAACCAACGAAACGAGTATTTGGTCTTGCAAAGCGAGGAAGAGGATGAGCAGAATGAAGAAGGTGAATATTCAAGCGATGGTGATGATGACAACGAAGAAAATGTCGAACATGAAGAACTGAATCCATTGATGTCCACAACATTTGGACACAGTTTTGAAGATTTCGAATCCAATCCTGATAATGGCAACcttgatggtgatgatgatgttcCTCTAACTCCATTTATGGGGTCTCCAGGACTCAATGCTGAGTTGAACAGGGATGGGGAGcaacagaaaaagaaaggagaaagaatAACACTGGCTGATCTTTTCATGGCTGATGCTGATGTTGAAGGGGAATTTGATTCTGGAAAAGTCCCAAATTCAGGGGAAAAGCCAGTTCTTAAAGCAAAGAATGGCCTCTCTTTTGCCAAGAAGTTTATTCCTCGTGTAAAAGAAGATTCACGTCCGATCCAAAACTTGCAACGA CTGATGAAGAAGATGTTGAAGAGGAAGATCCAtccagattttgatgcaaagatgCAGAAATCAGATTGCCTGAAGCCTGGTGCAATAGGACCTGTTCCCAATGTCAAACATGGAGACTCTGAGTTCATCACTCTTCTTCCTACTCAAG GTGCTACAGTGGATCTTTGA
- the LOC121247029 gene encoding cytochrome b5-like, with product MVSRRSNPAVRTKMAKVYTFEEVVKHNNKNDCWIIVFGKVYDVTQFLHEHPGGDEVLVSATEKDATDEFEFEGHSNSAKNMMSKYYIGDIDRPVVPVKHVQNPTQLQNQSSGVAMKIFQFLVPLLILGLALGLRYYGKKG from the exons ATGGTTTCCCGGAGATCCAACCCTGCAGTGAGGACAAAGATGGCCAAAGTTTATACGTTTGAAGAGGTGGTGAAGCACAATAACAAAAACGACTGTTGGATTATCGTCTTTGGGAAG GTGTACGATGTCACCCAATTTCTTCATGAACATCCGGGCGGTGATGAAGTTTTGGTATCAGCCACAG AAAAGGATGCAACAGACGAGTTTGAATTTGAAGGCCACAGTAACTCTGCAAAAAATATGATGAGCAAGTATTATATTGGTGATATTGATAGACCTGTTGTTCCTGTGAAACACGTACAGAATCCAACTCAACTACAAAACCAATCTTCAGGAGTTGCGATGAAAATCTTCCAATTTCTGGTGCCCTTGTTGATCTTGGGCCTAGCATTGGGCCTGCGCTACTACGGCAAAAAGGGGTAG